Below is a window of Veillonella rodentium DNA.
CGGCTGGTTACTGCATGAAGATCAGGATGTGCGCATCACCCTGTCGACACAGCCGATTATCGGGTTCTTTGAATATAATATACGCTTTAAACCGGATGCTCCAACACGCTCCGTGGCGCTTCGATTACAGCAGGTTTTACGCTATCTGTTACATACCATTGCCAACTTTACGCAGTCCTATAATTATTTCTTTTACGACTTAAAGGACGGCTACAATTACATAAAGATTGTGGCAAGATATGTAACGACACCGCTCTACATCGGCTATAAAATTCCGCAAACCTGCGACGATGACAGAGCTGCCAAGATTATACAGGACATCGCGCCTTATCTGCAAGGAAACAAAAAATAATTACACTTTTTTGAATATCAGTTAATCATAAAAATATTATTTCGGTAACAGTCGAATCGAAGTAATGCTATAATGACAGCCGCCCAACAATCGGAACAAGGCTTACAGTTATACCGAATTCAGTAAATATAATGAATCAGAAATATATAATTTGAAAGGAACTATATGAAAGTATTTGCCATCGGCGACCTCCATCTATCGGGCACACCTCCTACAAAGCCGATGGATATTTTTGGGCCTCACTGGGCAAACCATTGGGATCGCATAAAGGAGGATTGGAATGCCAAGGTCAGCGATGAGGACATCGTCTTTCTCGTAGGCGACATGAGCTGGGCCTTAAGACTTGACGAAGCGGCTCATGATTTACGGGAAATCGCCTCCATGCGAGGGAGAAAATATATGATTCGCGGCAATCACGATTACTGGTGGGCCTCTGCCAACAAAATGAAACAGCTTATGGGGGATGCCATTACCTTTATTCAGGGGCACGGCACAGCGCAAATCATCGATACCGCCGAAGGCCCTCAAATCATAGCCTTCGGCGGCACGCGCGGCTATCTCTGCCCGGGGGATTCCCACTTCGTACCCGATACGGACCAATCCATTTATAGTCGTGAACTGATGCGAACCGAATCGGCTTTACAGGAAATGGATGCCGCCATACAACAGCTATCCGATTTGCCGGTAACCAAAATATTACTGATCCATTACCCGCCGTTTAACGACAGCAATGAACCGTCCGGCTTTACGGAGCTGATGGCTCGATATGACGTCGATATATGCATATTCGGTCATTTACACGACCAGATTTCATTTAAACGGATTCCAAAAGAGTTCGGCACTACAAAGCTGGAACTCGTATCGGCAGACTACATGGAATTTACATTACAACGAATCCTGTAATGTAAAAGATACTATAAAAGACAATCCATAAATATCAAATAATATTAAACGATATAAATGCAACACAAGTACTAACATACCTATTATCCATCAAGGAGACACGATGAGTCGTATTCACAAGGAACATTTACAAGCCGGCTATATCTTCGGCGATGCCGTCAATAAAGAGTACATCTACTTGCCGTCCGGCGAAGTCGGCACGGACCATCCTCTGGCGGTTCTGGAAACGCCTACAAAGCGCGAGGATCTCACACTGGATGAAGCGGTGCACATGATTGATACGCTTTCACTAAAGCGCTGCACGCACCCTAAATTGGGCAAGAAATCATTTTAATTACATAGCTAAATAAGCAAAATAATAAAATAGCGGATTGTTGACTACAACCTGCACTCCAGAAAATCAACATGATTTCTGAAAGTGCAGATTAGTATATTAAATCAACAATCCGCTATTTTGATGTAGAGGCTGTTTATTACGGCCTCTTTTGTTCTTTCGTTAGCTTATAAAAGAACCATTTTGTTATCTTTGTTATCGTCCTTTTAAATTAAAAGATTATTTCATGACAAGTGATTACTTCGTATTTCGCTCAATATGACTGCCATAAACGTCTCTGT
It encodes the following:
- a CDS encoding metallophosphoesterase, coding for MKVFAIGDLHLSGTPPTKPMDIFGPHWANHWDRIKEDWNAKVSDEDIVFLVGDMSWALRLDEAAHDLREIASMRGRKYMIRGNHDYWWASANKMKQLMGDAITFIQGHGTAQIIDTAEGPQIIAFGGTRGYLCPGDSHFVPDTDQSIYSRELMRTESALQEMDAAIQQLSDLPVTKILLIHYPPFNDSNEPSGFTELMARYDVDICIFGHLHDQISFKRIPKEFGTTKLELVSADYMEFTLQRIL